Part of the Nicotiana sylvestris chromosome 5, ASM39365v2, whole genome shotgun sequence genome is shown below.
cccacatggaggcttgcaaagtggcagatcctgctcacagagtttgacattgtctacgtgactcagactGCGATGAAAACACAGGCCTTAGCAGACCATCTGGctgagaatccggttgatgaaaattatgaacctttgaagacttatttccctgatgaaaaggtgatgcatgttgaagaattggaacaagttgagaagccaggatggaaacttttctttgatggggccgcaaaTATGAaaggtgtgggaataggagcggtggttatttctgaaatagggcaacaTTACCCTATTACAGCTCAGCTTCATTTttattgtacgaacaacatggcagaatatgaggcatgtatcttggggttaagattagctgtagatatgggtgttcaggaagtcttggtcatgggtgactcggacctactagtacaccaaattcaaggaaaatgggaaacacgggacttaaagcttataccgtaccgacaatgtttgcatgagctttgtcagtgGTTTCAGTCAATATAAttcaagcacattccaaggattcataatgaaatGGCTGATgcgttggctactctggcatcgatgttacaccatccggataaggcttacgtggaccctttgcagattcaggtccgtgatcagcacgcttattgtaatGTAGTAGAAGAGGAAGTTAACGGTGAgccgtggtttcatgatatcaaggaatatatcaggatggttGTGTATCCaatacaggccacaggtgatcagaaacgaacaattcgacggttggcaagcgggtttttccttagtggaggagtgttgtacaaaagaactccagacttcgggttgttgagatgcatggatgcgaggcaggccacatctatcatgactgaggtacattcgggagtctgtggaccgcatatgagcggatatgttttggtaaagaagatcctacgggcaggttactattggcttactatagagcgagattgtatcagtttcgtacgtaaatgtcatcagtgccaagtgcatggagacttgattcattctccgccatcagaactacatacgatgtctgAACCATGAccttttgttgcctggggcatggatgttattgggccaattgatctagcagcgtcaaatgggcacaggtttattctagtagctatagattattttaccaaatgggtggaagctaagacgttcaagtctgtgaccaagaaagatgtggtggattttgtgcattcgaacattatttgtcggtttgggataccgaaggtgattatcacagacaatggggataatcttaatagtcatctgatgaaggagacatgtgagcagttcaagattatTCATCGTCATTCCactccataccgccctaaggcaaatggtgcggttgaggcagccaataagaatataaagaaaatactccggaaaatggtggaaggatctagacagtggcacgaaaagctgccttttgcattgttgggataccgcaccactgttcgtacctcggtgggggcaagTCCTTACTCTTTGGTATATGGAacggaagcagtgatacccgcagaagtggaaatcccgtctctccGAATCATAGTAGAGGCTGatatcgatgatgatgaatgggtgaaaagccgccttgagcagttgagtttgattgacgagaagagattggcatcagtgtgtcatggtcaactgtaccagcaaagaatggcaagagcgtacaacaagaaagtgcgtccgaggaagtttgaagtcggacagttagtgctgagacgtattttgcctcattgggctgaagcaaaaggaaagttctccccaaactggcaggggccgtttgtcgtaaccagagtgttgtctaatggtgcattatatctgacagatgtggaaggaaaatgtgtagaaatggacatcaattccgatgcggtcaagagatactatgtatgatttctttattttgattgtacttatttgtagttggcatgttttaaagattgaaatgacgaaggcgttttgttctgctatctaaacacttttaccccttgtcgtcccctttgagccttacttattttctttcatatccctctttcggaatcaatgtcACCATTAAGAAATGCGagtgcggaagaaaagaaaatgaaaagaaaaaaaaaagaaaaaaaaagaaaagtgaaaagaaaggaataaaagaaggaaaagaaaagaagaagaaaattgaaagtgaaaagaagaaagaaaaaaaagaagaaaatgaagaaaagaaaggaaaagaagagcggaaaagaaaaaaacaacaacgtagtctctatgacgtgaactacgaaagggtacgtaggcagcctctctgaggttcagtcataccaaaataaaattcaaaagtccccaagcaagaaactggggcagaagtcgtggttgttgtaagaaatctgatttcgaaagttgtaattttaacccattttgaaattattttgagcctttcataccctttctttctagccccgtccaaagcctacattacggtccaaagaaagaccttttgatcagtctctgagaaatgccaagtcaagcaggtaaaggtaattcatgtctggggcaacactctggttcaagcaagaaaagcaaaaagataaaaatgagagagtcttattggtgaaaacctgcacaggcaccgtaaggcgacgggagttgagagagtcttattggtaaaaaccctcgcgggcaccttgaggcgaaagtgagctAAAAATGATTAATGAAGAAAGGTCTGTTAGTGGAAAATTGTTTCGAGGCGCCACAGGATGAACAGGGCTAAGGTTTGGATAAAgtaatcaagtgatggaaattctggggcaacaaagggTGGCGACCAAGAGTTGattagttggacagattgggccgattagtccgaaatgcatgtcatgacgatTGGTACCGGCTGTTCcagtcagataagtttctttccccttttttttttagcagtcatccagttttggattcttcttatccttaactcgtaaactcattgcatttcattctctttgggggttttatctgtctaaaatgtttcaatgtcagttttgtttaaAGCAAGTGGAAAGGGATTTGAAAACTCACTATCAGATTTCGGAAAGTGTAAAGCGCgatgtggtcagagcatgtcaaaaacaatgtGATAAaaggtggaatacagggaatcacCGGAAGTGTCATTGGTGGAATGATTGGGAAATATCGTAGGAAGTGCAAAGGTTCAGAAaaagggtcagaggtgtgaaacaacaacatgggtacaGAACACTCGGTTTGTCAGAGTCAGGGGTTCGAagatcagtcagaaagtcaaagcggttcagggccagttcgggaagaCAAtcggaacaaaacaatgcagcagaaagatctccaacaagaatgccaccaactaaccaccatttttgaactgacaaattttctttgattaaaacaggggcagcaAAGTTCGTTTGTTTCAAGGGAACTCtctgtggagaaaggcagtcaccaaaaaggtttgcttttttattttcaggaccctcctggaaaatgggacctagtttaaagttcagaaatagcataatctagcataaatgtatcccaaaagaatataagttagcttagaagtcgGCATGTTCAAGaaaggattcaattaggagtttccaggaccctcctgaataataggacttagctttaagatttcaattagataacaacatttagcgtaaactctgttgtatggtagtataattcagacatgaaagttgtcacccttaagataaaatttgacctttgattttcaggaccctcctggataatggggagtagtttaaagatcctcttagatagcaagatttagcaaaagtcacacccgtagaagatataacttagattttaatccaacatttagttaagagttgtgaggacccccctgaataatgggacccagctttcaaatccttagtaatacttggtaatatggtttagttttacaatcacatctgccccagccaccaaactggggcagaaaattttctttgttttgtctatttgaattcaggagcccgcctggagagcagggaatactttcagactcagaagtcaggagcccgcctggagaacaagagagtgcaatttaagttttagatttcaaattctttgttttgtctttggtgaagtcaggagcccgcctggagagcagtgaatacatttca
Proteins encoded:
- the LOC138868305 gene encoding uncharacterized protein; its protein translation is MPTWRLAKWQILLTEFDIVYVTQTAMKTQALADHLAENPVDENYEPLKTYFPDEKVMHVEELEQVEKPGWKLFFDGAANMKGVGIGAVVISEIGQHYPITAQLHFYCTNNMAEYEHIPRIHNEMADALATLASMLHHPDKAYVDPLQIQVRDQHAYCNVVEEEVNGEPWFHDIKEYIRMVVYPIQATGDQKRTIRRSHPVLDSSYP